ACAAACGCGCCACGCTGATGTTGCCCTGACCCGCCTCCAGCTGGGCCAGGAAGCGCTCGCTCACTCCGGCGCGCTCGCTCAGGGCGTGGAGGGTGAGCTCCCGCCCGAGGCGGCACGCCCGCACGGAATGGCCCAAAGCGGCCAAAGTGGGGTTTCGGGGCTCACTCACGGGTCTGCACTATAGTTCCGATCAATGGCAAATCAACTGCAACATACTGCTTGATTGACGAAGCTCAAGTCGGTAGGCTTCTCGCCTCATGTCGTCGCCCGTCCGCTTCGAAACCCATCCCTCCGAGTACAAGCGCTGGAAGCTGTCCTTCGAGGGCCCCGTTGCCACCCTCGCCATGGACGTGCCGGAAGACGCGGCGCTGTCCGGGGACTACGTGCTCAAGCTCAACAGCTACGACCTCGGGGTCGACATCGAGCTGGCGGATGCGATTCAGCGTGTGCGCTTCGAGCACCCGGAAACGAAGGTCATGGTCGTCACCAGCGACAAGGACCGCATCTTCTGCTCCGGCGCCAACATCTACATGCTGGGCAGCTCTACCCACGCCTTCAAGGTGAACTTCTGCAAGTACACCAACGAGACGCGGCTGTACCTGGAAGACATGGCGGAGCACAGCGGCATCCCCACCATCGCCGCGCTGAACGGCACCGCTTCCGGCGGCGGCTACGAGCTGGCGATGGCGTGCGAGCACATCATCTTGCAGGAAGATGGGAACTCCGCCGTGAGCTTGCCGGAGGTGCCGCTGCTGGCGGTGCTGCCGGGCACCGGGGGCCTCACGCGCCTGGTGGACAAGCGCAAGGTCCGCCGTGATCTGGCGGATGCCTTCAGCACCGTCGCAGAAGGCGTGCGCGGCAAGCGCGCAGTGGAATGGCGGCTGGTGGATCAATCGGTGCCCCGTAGCAAGTTCGACGAGGCGGTGAAGAGCACGGCGGCGGAGCAGGCCAAGAGCGCGCCGGAGCGGAGCGGCGCCGGCGTCACGCTGAGCCCGCTGGCGCCGGAGCGCGCCGACGGCGTCACCCAGTACCGCCACGTCACGATGGAAATCGGCGAGGAAAAGCGGGTCTGCACCATCACGGTGAAGGCTCCCGCGGCCCCCACGCCGAAGACGGCGGAAGAGCTGCGCAAGGCGGGGGAGAACGTGTGGGCGCTCCGCGCGTTCCGGGAGCTGGACGACGCGCTCTTGAACCTGCGCTTCAACCACTTGGAGGTCGGCCTGGTGGTGCTGAAGACCGAGGGCGACGCCCAAGCGGTGCTGGAGAGCGACCGCACCGTGGCAGCGTTGGCCAAGGACGACTGGTTCGCTCGCGAGATCGTGTTGCAGCAGAAGCGCGTGCTCAAGCGGCTGGATCTCTCCGCGCGCACGGCGTTCGCCATCATCGAGCCGGGCTCCTGTTTCGCGGGCTCGCTGTTCGAGCTGGCGCTGGCGGCGGACCGCTCCTACATGCTGGACGTGGACGACGGGCCCACGGTGGCGCTGTCGGTCATGAACTTCGGCCCGCTGCCCATGAGCAACGGCCTCACGCGCCTGGACACGCGCTTCTTGGCGACGCCGGAGCGTGTTGGTGAGCTCAAGGGTCGAGAAGACGCGATGGACACCCAGACCGCGCTCGAGCTCGGTCTCGTCACCTTCGCCCCGGACGACATCGACTGGGACGACGAGGTGCGCATCGCCGT
This portion of the Polyangiaceae bacterium genome encodes:
- a CDS encoding benzoyl-CoA-dihydrodiol lyase, with product MSSPVRFETHPSEYKRWKLSFEGPVATLAMDVPEDAALSGDYVLKLNSYDLGVDIELADAIQRVRFEHPETKVMVVTSDKDRIFCSGANIYMLGSSTHAFKVNFCKYTNETRLYLEDMAEHSGIPTIAALNGTASGGGYELAMACEHIILQEDGNSAVSLPEVPLLAVLPGTGGLTRLVDKRKVRRDLADAFSTVAEGVRGKRAVEWRLVDQSVPRSKFDEAVKSTAAEQAKSAPERSGAGVTLSPLAPERADGVTQYRHVTMEIGEEKRVCTITVKAPAAPTPKTAEELRKAGENVWALRAFRELDDALLNLRFNHLEVGLVVLKTEGDAQAVLESDRTVAALAKDDWFAREIVLQQKRVLKRLDLSARTAFAIIEPGSCFAGSLFELALAADRSYMLDVDDGPTVALSVMNFGPLPMSNGLTRLDTRFLATPERVGELKGREDAMDTQTALELGLVTFAPDDIDWDDEVRIAVEERAAFSPDALTGMEASLRFAGPETMETKIFGRLSAWQNWIFQRPNAVGERGALTKYGTPERPVFDFRRT